The following coding sequences lie in one Niabella agricola genomic window:
- a CDS encoding glycoside hydrolase family 88/105 protein, whose amino-acid sequence MTTSTFKNLIAFLTLLFFVITNSPASAAGPKPKEVLKIMHRVADWQLENWKTKGFKYPKSDWTNGACYTGLYAAGTLKGGKKYLQTLVTIGNELGWNTGRRRFFADDYCVGQTYAQLSMRYKDKKMTAPFLLLADSILAKPHDEPLNWKNNVHLREWAWCDALFMGPPSLAYLTTATKDSRYLDMAAKLWWKTTDFLYDPSEQLYFRDESYFNKKEKNGKKVFWSRGNGWVLGGLVRMLENMPADYHDRVRFEKLYKEMIQKVVTLQQPDGSWHASLLDPESFPIKEMSGTGFFCYALLWGLNHGLLDKATYWPAAKRAWDVMVSSVHADGMLGYVQRIGAAPDKVNAESTEVYGVGAFLLAGTQLYDYLKK is encoded by the coding sequence ATGACAACTTCTACGTTTAAAAACCTGATTGCTTTTTTGACCTTACTTTTTTTTGTAATAACCAACAGTCCGGCCAGTGCAGCAGGTCCCAAGCCTAAGGAGGTGCTAAAGATCATGCACCGCGTGGCCGACTGGCAGCTGGAGAACTGGAAAACAAAAGGTTTTAAATACCCCAAGTCTGATTGGACCAATGGCGCCTGTTATACGGGGTTATATGCTGCGGGCACCCTAAAGGGCGGAAAAAAATACCTGCAGACGCTGGTAACTATTGGGAATGAGCTGGGGTGGAATACGGGTCGTCGACGCTTTTTTGCAGATGATTATTGTGTAGGCCAGACCTATGCGCAGTTGTCGATGCGGTACAAGGATAAAAAAATGACTGCCCCGTTCCTGCTGCTGGCAGATAGCATCCTGGCAAAACCACATGATGAACCGCTAAACTGGAAAAATAATGTGCATTTGCGGGAGTGGGCCTGGTGCGATGCGTTGTTTATGGGACCGCCTTCGCTGGCCTACCTGACCACGGCAACAAAAGACAGCCGGTACCTGGATATGGCCGCAAAGCTCTGGTGGAAAACAACCGACTTTCTTTATGATCCTTCCGAGCAGCTTTATTTCAGAGATGAAAGTTATTTCAATAAAAAGGAAAAGAACGGGAAAAAAGTTTTTTGGTCGAGAGGAAATGGATGGGTGCTGGGCGGACTGGTCCGTATGCTGGAAAATATGCCGGCTGACTACCACGACCGGGTTCGGTTTGAAAAGCTTTATAAAGAAATGATCCAAAAAGTGGTGACACTTCAGCAGCCGGATGGCAGCTGGCATGCATCATTGCTGGATCCGGAAAGCTTTCCAATAAAGGAAATGAGCGGCACGGGCTTTTTTTGCTATGCATTGTTATGGGGATTAAATCACGGCTTGCTGGATAAAGCCACTTACTGGCCGGCAGCGAAGCGTGCATGGGATGTGATGGTGTCTTCTGTACATGCGGATGGAATGCTGGGCTATGTACAACGTATTGGTGCAGCTCCGGACAAGGTGAATGCGGAAAGCACGGAGGTTTACGGGGTAGGGGCCTTCCTGCTGGCGGGTACCCAGCTATATGATTATCTGAAAAAATAA
- a CDS encoding 3'-5' exonuclease, with the protein MLSQYPVQSILFLDIETVPQYASFNEVPEAWKHLWERKAGSLLRNREEETPESLYERAGIYAEFGKIVCISCGVVQGSAGQRKMIMKSFYGSDEKQLLQAFSEMLQKFTANEQRYLCAHNGKEFDFPYLCRRMLINEVSIPLLLNTAGKKPWEVNHLDTMELWKFGDFKSYTTLNLLAHALGVPTPKDDIDGSMVADVFYKEQQIERIVTYCQKDVITVAQIFLRMNGEPLISEQNIEYK; encoded by the coding sequence ATGCTCTCACAATACCCCGTTCAATCCATTCTTTTCCTGGACATAGAAACCGTGCCGCAGTATGCTTCTTTTAATGAGGTTCCGGAGGCCTGGAAGCACTTGTGGGAAAGGAAAGCCGGCTCCCTGTTGAGGAACCGGGAAGAGGAAACGCCGGAAAGTTTGTATGAGCGTGCCGGGATTTATGCGGAGTTTGGTAAGATCGTTTGCATCAGTTGCGGAGTGGTACAGGGGAGTGCCGGCCAGCGTAAGATGATTATGAAATCGTTTTACGGAAGCGATGAAAAACAGCTACTACAGGCCTTTTCAGAAATGTTGCAGAAATTTACAGCCAATGAGCAACGGTATCTTTGCGCGCATAACGGGAAAGAGTTTGACTTTCCTTACCTGTGCCGCAGGATGCTGATCAATGAAGTTTCTATTCCGTTGTTGCTGAATACAGCCGGAAAAAAGCCCTGGGAAGTGAACCACCTGGACACCATGGAGCTTTGGAAGTTTGGCGATTTTAAAAGTTATACCACGTTGAACCTGCTGGCACACGCATTGGGCGTACCTACGCCAAAGGATGATATCGACGGAAGTATGGTGGCGGATGTTTTTTATAAAGAACAGCAAATTGAACGTATTGTAACCTATTGCCAGAAGGATGTCATTACTGTTGCACAGATTTTTTTGAGAATGAACGGAGAGCCGCTGATTAGCGAACAAAATATTGAATACAAATAA
- a CDS encoding KpsF/GutQ family sugar-phosphate isomerase, which yields MSDNILQRARKTFQLEADALNEVQLLLNDDFKQAVLLIHNCAGRVVLSGIGKSALVAQKIVATFNSTGTPSIFMHAADALHGDLGMVQESDVVVILSKSGYSPEIKALVPLVKNFGNKLIAIVGNTGSYLAQQADLVLNTTVNQEACPNNLAPTSSTTAQMVMGDALATCLMDLKGFKDDDFAKFHPGGTLGKKLYLSVADVFPGNERPMVYEHQSLKEVIVEITQKRLGVTAVINEQKELVGIITDGDLRRMLEKNTDIEGTVAQNIMTRNPKTIEPGELAVSALDLMRRNSITQLAVVEGKRFLGIIHIHDLLKEGLI from the coding sequence ATGAGTGACAATATTTTACAACGCGCCAGAAAGACATTCCAATTAGAGGCCGATGCGCTTAATGAAGTACAGCTTTTATTGAATGATGATTTTAAGCAAGCGGTTTTGCTGATTCATAACTGCGCAGGACGTGTGGTTCTCAGCGGAATAGGAAAAAGTGCCCTGGTTGCACAAAAAATCGTGGCTACGTTTAATTCCACAGGAACGCCTTCCATTTTTATGCATGCGGCGGATGCCCTGCACGGAGACCTTGGTATGGTTCAGGAGTCGGATGTGGTGGTCATTCTCAGCAAAAGCGGATACAGCCCGGAGATCAAAGCGCTGGTACCCCTGGTTAAAAATTTTGGAAACAAACTGATTGCCATTGTTGGAAATACCGGTTCTTATCTGGCTCAACAGGCGGACCTGGTTTTAAACACTACGGTTAATCAGGAAGCTTGTCCGAATAACCTGGCACCTACTTCCAGTACCACTGCTCAAATGGTAATGGGGGATGCGCTGGCCACCTGTCTTATGGACCTGAAAGGGTTTAAGGATGATGATTTCGCCAAATTTCATCCGGGGGGAACATTGGGGAAAAAGCTGTACCTGAGTGTGGCGGATGTGTTTCCGGGAAATGAGCGCCCCATGGTTTACGAACATCAATCACTAAAAGAGGTAATTGTTGAAATCACTCAAAAAAGATTGGGGGTTACGGCCGTAATCAATGAACAAAAAGAGCTGGTAGGCATTATAACAGACGGGGATCTCCGGAGAATGCTGGAAAAGAATACGGATATTGAAGGGACGGTGGCTCAAAATATTATGACCCGTAATCCGAAAACCATCGAGCCCGGAGAACTGGCGGTGTCTGCGCTGGACCTCATGCGCAGGAACTCCATTACACAGCTGGCGGTTGTGGAAGGAAAACGTTTCCTGGGAATTATTCACATACACGACCTGTTAAAGGAAGGACTGATTTAA
- a CDS encoding mannose-1-phosphate guanylyltransferase, whose amino-acid sequence MSNRYVAIMAGGIGSRFWPKSRTNYPKQFLDILNTGKTLIQSTFTRYNKTVPAENIYVVTSEEYKEIVARQLPELPVENIVTEPFRKNTAPCIAYIAFKIQKKDPEAIMIAAPSDNLILEDEAFNDTLENALKFVESVNALVTLGIKPRNPNTGYGYIQHDTIEAAPGIYKVKTFTEKPNLELAKVFVKSGDFLWNSGIFTWKVKNIIAAFEKYLPEIHEVFATYQDQFNTPEEMKVIQEIYAQCSSISIDFGIMEKASNVYVIPASFTWSDLGTWKSAYENMSKDYFDNAVVGQNVMVYDTHNCMIHVPGGKLVVLQGLEDFIVADTDDVLLICKKDQEQEIKNYVADVKRNKDEKYL is encoded by the coding sequence ATGAGTAACCGTTATGTTGCAATAATGGCAGGAGGCATCGGAAGCCGGTTCTGGCCTAAGAGCCGGACGAACTACCCGAAACAATTCCTGGATATATTGAATACCGGCAAAACGCTGATCCAGTCTACGTTTACCCGGTATAATAAAACGGTTCCGGCCGAAAATATTTATGTGGTAACCTCCGAAGAGTATAAAGAGATTGTAGCGCGTCAGTTGCCGGAGCTTCCTGTAGAAAATATTGTAACGGAGCCTTTCCGGAAAAATACGGCACCCTGTATTGCTTACATCGCATTTAAGATTCAGAAAAAAGATCCGGAAGCGATCATGATCGCCGCTCCTTCTGATAACCTGATACTGGAAGATGAGGCCTTTAATGACACCCTGGAAAATGCGCTGAAATTTGTAGAGTCTGTGAATGCGCTGGTAACCCTGGGGATCAAGCCCCGGAATCCCAATACGGGATATGGTTATATACAGCATGATACCATAGAAGCAGCTCCGGGTATTTATAAGGTAAAGACTTTTACGGAGAAGCCGAACCTGGAGCTGGCGAAAGTGTTTGTGAAAAGCGGCGATTTTTTATGGAATTCGGGCATTTTTACCTGGAAGGTGAAAAACATTATTGCGGCGTTTGAGAAATACCTGCCGGAGATCCATGAGGTGTTTGCCACCTACCAGGATCAGTTCAATACGCCGGAAGAGATGAAGGTGATACAGGAAATCTATGCACAGTGCTCTAGTATTTCCATTGATTTTGGAATTATGGAAAAGGCGTCGAATGTATATGTGATCCCGGCCTCCTTTACCTGGAGCGACCTGGGCACCTGGAAAAGCGCGTATGAGAACATGAGCAAAGATTATTTTGACAATGCGGTTGTAGGGCAGAATGTGATGGTTTACGATACACATAATTGCATGATCCATGTGCCGGGAGGAAAACTGGTCGTACTGCAGGGGCTTGAAGATTTTATTGTGGCGGATACCGATGACGTATTGCTGATTTGCAAAAAAGACCAGGAGCAGGAGATTAAAAACTATGTTGCCGATGTAAAAAGAAACAAGGACGAAAAATATCTATAA
- a CDS encoding DUF4886 domain-containing protein gives MKNKICRILMLLLLLAGFSTGYTQETERKSIRLFLIGNSFSQNATRYLPQLASDGGFTLSIGRAELGGCSLQRHWQLVEAAEAGDPKGKAYNGKSLKELLGSGTWDVVTLQQASILSGDSNTYKPYARKLVEYIHHLQPNATIVLHQTWPYRIDAPSFSQIPGGGHAPSAEAMWQQSRAAYHTIAAALQLALIPVGDAFFAVQQKGSTAFKKDSAFKPAQAVFPELPDQAHSLHVGYFYNKQQQLTLDTHHASEAGCYLAGLVWYKFLFSASPVQIVFKPEAVDAGFAKALRTIADRIASGTDPTQLRQ, from the coding sequence ATGAAAAACAAAATATGCCGGATCCTTATGCTGCTTTTGCTTCTTGCGGGCTTCAGCACAGGTTATACCCAGGAAACGGAAAGGAAGTCAATACGATTATTTCTGATCGGCAACAGTTTTTCGCAAAACGCCACAAGATACTTGCCGCAACTGGCCAGCGATGGAGGCTTTACCCTTTCCATCGGCCGTGCAGAACTGGGAGGCTGCTCACTACAACGCCACTGGCAACTGGTTGAAGCCGCAGAGGCCGGCGATCCGAAAGGAAAGGCGTATAACGGAAAATCATTAAAGGAATTGTTGGGTTCCGGAACCTGGGATGTGGTCACATTGCAGCAGGCCTCCATTTTATCCGGCGACTCCAATACCTACAAACCCTATGCGCGCAAACTGGTGGAATACATTCACCACCTGCAACCCAACGCCACAATTGTGCTGCATCAGACATGGCCCTACCGAATCGATGCGCCTTCCTTTTCACAGATCCCGGGTGGCGGCCATGCCCCGTCTGCTGAAGCAATGTGGCAGCAATCGCGGGCAGCCTACCATACAATAGCTGCTGCGTTACAGTTGGCCCTTATTCCCGTTGGCGATGCTTTTTTTGCAGTGCAACAGAAAGGCAGTACGGCGTTTAAAAAGGATAGCGCCTTTAAGCCCGCGCAGGCGGTTTTCCCTGAACTTCCCGACCAGGCACATTCCCTGCATGTAGGATATTTTTATAATAAACAACAACAGCTGACCCTGGATACCCATCATGCCAGTGAAGCGGGTTGTTATCTTGCCGGATTGGTATGGTATAAATTCCTTTTTAGCGCGTCTCCTGTACAGATCGTTTTTAAACCGGAAGCCGTAGATGCCGGATTTGCAAAAGCATTAAGGACAATTGCAGATCGTATTGCATCCGGAACAGATCCGACGCAGCTGCGGCAGTGA
- the recQ gene encoding DNA helicase RecQ, translating to MAVKSEKKAPKKKEPGAGRATKTDSKTDLHGELLKNFGFQKFKGKQEDIIHSLLSGKDTFVIMPTGGGKSLCYQLPAVIMEGVAIIVSPLIALMKNQVDLVRGYNSNDEIAHFLNSTLNKKEIKEVHDDLLSGKTKLLYVAPETLTKQENLVFFSDLNISFFAVDEAHCISEWGHDFRPEYRRLREMMNQINPNAAVIALTATATPKVQSDIIKNLGLKDANIFISSFNRDNLYYEIVPKVNKKQTNESIVRFIKSMKNKSGIIYTLNRKTTEELADILMANGIKAVAYHAGLDSKLRAERQDQFLNEDVQVIVATIAFGMGIDKPDIRFVIHYNISKSIENYYQETGRAGRDGLEGKCLLYYSHKDVSKLEHLMRDKPLSEREVGAQLINETVAYAESGVCRRKVILSYFGEQYDVENCGQCDNCKHPKERMEAKEQAVLVLKALKELDERFATDYVVNILIGKLTPQVKMFRHEGLSSFGVGKAQDTLFWNSLIRQMLLEGLLKKDIEEYGVLKITPAGTVFLKKPKPFAIVLNNKFEEAWDDDEATGTEDGEGAATDQQLFEMLKELRQKEAKKKSLPPFVIFLENSLMDMATLYPTTVAELEKCQGVSKGKAIRYGKPFVELVARYVEDNNIQKPDDFVMKSVVNKSGNKVYIIQQTDKKIPLETIAKNKGWQMNELLEEMETIAASGTKLNLGYAIDEMLDEDEQDEIIEYFKSCETSSLQLAQEELAEFDFNWEQLKIMRIKFLAEYGM from the coding sequence ATGGCAGTGAAAAGCGAAAAAAAGGCCCCAAAAAAGAAAGAACCGGGGGCCGGCCGCGCAACAAAAACAGATTCAAAGACAGATTTACACGGAGAATTGCTGAAGAATTTTGGTTTTCAAAAATTCAAGGGAAAACAGGAAGACATCATTCATTCGCTTTTATCAGGAAAAGATACATTTGTTATAATGCCTACCGGAGGCGGAAAAAGCCTTTGTTATCAGCTCCCTGCTGTGATCATGGAGGGCGTTGCCATCATTGTTTCACCGCTGATTGCACTGATGAAGAACCAGGTAGACCTGGTACGGGGTTATAACAGCAATGATGAAATTGCACACTTTTTAAATTCAACTTTAAATAAAAAAGAAATAAAGGAAGTTCATGATGATTTGTTATCCGGAAAAACAAAGCTCTTATACGTGGCTCCGGAAACGCTGACCAAACAGGAGAACCTGGTTTTTTTCAGCGATCTGAACATTTCCTTTTTTGCGGTGGACGAAGCGCATTGTATTTCGGAATGGGGACATGATTTCCGGCCGGAATACCGGCGCCTGCGGGAGATGATGAACCAGATTAACCCCAATGCTGCTGTGATTGCATTAACGGCTACCGCAACGCCCAAGGTACAAAGCGATATCATCAAGAACCTGGGCCTTAAAGATGCCAACATTTTTATTTCTTCTTTTAACCGGGACAATCTTTATTACGAGATCGTTCCAAAAGTGAACAAGAAACAAACCAATGAAAGTATTGTCCGCTTTATTAAAAGCATGAAAAATAAAAGCGGCATCATCTACACACTCAACCGGAAAACCACAGAAGAGCTGGCGGATATCCTGATGGCCAATGGCATCAAGGCCGTGGCATATCATGCAGGGCTCGACAGTAAACTGCGGGCCGAGCGGCAGGACCAGTTCTTAAATGAAGATGTGCAGGTGATTGTTGCAACCATTGCCTTTGGGATGGGGATCGATAAACCCGATATCCGGTTTGTGATCCACTATAATATTTCCAAGTCGATTGAAAACTATTACCAGGAAACCGGCCGTGCCGGACGTGACGGGCTGGAGGGAAAATGCCTGTTGTATTATTCACATAAGGATGTAAGCAAGCTGGAACACCTGATGCGCGATAAGCCGCTCAGCGAACGGGAAGTGGGCGCACAGCTGATCAATGAAACCGTGGCCTACGCCGAAAGCGGGGTTTGCCGCCGGAAAGTGATCCTGAGCTATTTTGGTGAACAATACGATGTGGAAAACTGTGGTCAATGCGATAATTGCAAACACCCGAAAGAACGGATGGAGGCAAAAGAACAGGCCGTGCTGGTGCTGAAGGCGCTTAAAGAACTGGATGAGCGTTTTGCAACCGACTATGTTGTAAACATACTGATTGGGAAATTAACCCCGCAGGTTAAAATGTTCCGGCATGAAGGACTCAGTTCTTTTGGAGTGGGAAAAGCTCAGGATACATTGTTCTGGAACTCCCTGATCCGCCAGATGCTGCTGGAGGGTCTGTTGAAAAAAGATATAGAAGAATACGGCGTTTTAAAAATAACACCTGCCGGAACGGTCTTTTTAAAGAAACCCAAACCCTTCGCTATTGTACTGAACAATAAATTTGAAGAAGCCTGGGACGATGATGAAGCTACCGGTACGGAAGACGGCGAAGGCGCTGCCACCGATCAGCAGCTATTTGAAATGCTGAAGGAGCTGCGTCAGAAAGAAGCCAAGAAAAAAAGCCTGCCGCCTTTTGTCATTTTCCTTGAAAATTCGCTGATGGATATGGCCACTCTGTATCCCACCACTGTAGCGGAGCTGGAAAAGTGCCAGGGTGTAAGCAAGGGGAAAGCCATTCGCTATGGAAAGCCTTTTGTGGAGCTGGTAGCACGCTATGTAGAAGACAACAATATCCAGAAGCCGGATGATTTTGTAATGAAAAGCGTGGTGAATAAAAGTGGTAACAAGGTGTACATCATTCAGCAAACCGATAAAAAGATCCCCCTGGAAACCATTGCCAAAAACAAAGGCTGGCAGATGAATGAGCTGTTGGAAGAGATGGAAACCATTGCAGCCAGCGGCACCAAGCTAAACCTGGGTTATGCTATTGACGAAATGCTGGACGAGGATGAACAGGATGAGATCATTGAATACTTTAAAAGCTGCGAAACGTCCTCCCTTCAGCTGGCACAGGAAGAACTGGCCGAGTTTGATTTTAACTGGGAGCAGCTGAAGATTATGCGGATCAAATTTTTAGCGGAATACGGCATGTAA
- a CDS encoding AAA family ATPase codes for MFLDELPWLDTAQSGFMPALEHFWNSWASSRTDIVLVVCGSAASWMINKLIHNKGGLHNRVTRRIKLEPFSLAECEAFLRSRNAVFDRYQVIQLYMAMGGIPFYLNQVDPGLSAAQNIDRICFSENGLLVTEFDDLYRSLFNKAEKHILVIEALSKKAKGLTRDEIITITKLPNAGSTTRILKELEESGFIRRYHSFGKKERNSLYQLSDFYSLFYLRFIVNRRDENNWINGLDDPKHRAWSGYAFEQVCLAHIKEIKQALGISGVQTSVSSWTGEGAQIDLVIDRKDQVINLCEMKFSINNFSITKKYAEELRNKLTAFREATSTRKTLFLTLITTYGLTRNAYAGSLVQNDLNMEVLFHVLADQ; via the coding sequence TTGTTCCTCGACGAATTACCCTGGCTTGATACCGCCCAGTCCGGTTTTATGCCCGCATTGGAACATTTCTGGAACTCTTGGGCAAGCAGCAGAACAGACATCGTGCTGGTGGTTTGCGGGTCGGCCGCCTCCTGGATGATCAACAAGCTCATTCACAATAAAGGCGGCCTGCACAACCGGGTTACCCGGCGCATCAAGCTGGAGCCCTTCTCCCTAGCCGAATGTGAAGCCTTTTTAAGAAGCCGGAATGCCGTCTTTGACCGGTACCAGGTCATACAATTATATATGGCAATGGGAGGTATTCCTTTTTACCTGAACCAGGTCGATCCCGGCCTCAGTGCCGCACAGAACATTGACCGGATCTGTTTCAGTGAAAACGGGCTCCTGGTTACAGAATTCGACGATCTGTACCGTTCTTTATTTAACAAGGCAGAAAAACATATCCTGGTCATAGAAGCCCTGAGCAAAAAAGCAAAGGGGCTTACCCGCGATGAAATCATTACCATCACAAAGTTGCCCAATGCCGGCAGTACTACCCGTATATTAAAAGAGCTGGAAGAAAGCGGCTTTATCCGCAGATACCACTCTTTCGGAAAAAAGGAGCGGAACAGTTTATATCAGCTATCCGATTTTTATTCCCTTTTTTATCTGCGTTTTATTGTAAACCGGCGGGATGAAAACAACTGGATCAATGGCCTCGATGATCCGAAACACCGGGCCTGGAGCGGCTATGCTTTTGAGCAGGTATGCCTGGCACATATAAAAGAGATCAAACAGGCACTCGGCATCAGCGGGGTGCAGACATCGGTTTCTTCCTGGACCGGTGAAGGCGCTCAAATAGATCTTGTAATCGACCGGAAAGACCAGGTGATCAATCTTTGTGAAATGAAATTTTCCATCAATAACTTTTCGATCACCAAAAAATACGCCGAGGAGTTAAGAAATAAATTAACCGCATTCCGCGAAGCAACCTCTACCCGGAAAACGCTCTTTTTAACCCTGATCACTACTTATGGATTGACCCGGAACGCATATGCCGGATCCCTGGTTCAAAATGACCTGAACATGGAGGTGCTTTTTCATGTTTTAGCAGACCAATAA